A stretch of the Thiomicrorhabdus indica genome encodes the following:
- the pseI gene encoding pseudaminic acid synthase: MKINGRNIGIDYPPYVIAEMSANHNRDINNAYKIIDMAKAQGADAVKLQTYKPDTITLNMKTPEFMIEGGLWDGQSLYELYENAYMPWGWHKPLFDYARAKEITIFSSPFDTTAVDLLEDLNAPAYKIASFEAVDLLLIKYVAQTGKPMIISTGMADAQEIAEAIEAARDGGCKELAILHCVSGYPAPAEDYHLNTLLDMQQRFNLPVGLSDHTLDNTTAISAVALGACIIEKHVTLDRKGGGPDDSFSLEPNELGELCRGAKTAWQALGKVDYGRKSSEQGNVKFRRSLYFVKDVKQGEILTVKNVKSVRPGYGVSPKCLSKILGKKAPEDYNYGQALTEKVMQRIIE; the protein is encoded by the coding sequence ATGAAAATTAATGGCCGTAATATTGGCATTGATTATCCTCCCTATGTCATAGCAGAAATGTCCGCGAATCATAACAGGGATATAAACAATGCTTATAAAATTATTGATATGGCAAAAGCACAAGGGGCGGATGCGGTTAAATTGCAAACCTATAAGCCAGATACGATTACATTAAATATGAAGACTCCTGAGTTTATGATTGAAGGTGGCCTTTGGGATGGTCAAAGTTTATATGAACTCTATGAAAATGCCTATATGCCTTGGGGTTGGCATAAACCATTATTTGATTATGCACGTGCAAAAGAGATCACGATTTTTAGCTCTCCGTTTGACACTACGGCGGTAGACTTACTTGAAGATTTGAATGCGCCTGCATACAAAATCGCTAGTTTTGAGGCGGTGGATTTACTGTTAATCAAATATGTTGCGCAAACTGGAAAGCCAATGATTATTTCTACCGGTATGGCAGATGCACAAGAAATTGCCGAGGCGATAGAAGCCGCGAGAGATGGTGGTTGTAAAGAGTTAGCTATTCTCCATTGTGTGAGTGGTTATCCGGCACCCGCAGAGGATTACCACTTGAATACATTGTTGGATATGCAGCAACGTTTTAATTTGCCTGTTGGGTTGTCAGATCATACTTTGGATAATACAACTGCGATTTCAGCGGTTGCGCTTGGGGCATGTATTATTGAGAAACATGTTACTCTTGACCGAAAGGGTGGCGGCCCTGATGATAGTTTTTCTCTAGAACCTAATGAACTTGGGGAACTGTGCAGAGGCGCTAAAACCGCCTGGCAAGCCCTTGGTAAGGTTGATTATGGTCGAAAATCCAGCGAACAAGGCAATGTGAAATTTCGCAGATCGTTGTATTTTGTAAAAGATGTCAAACAGGGAGAGATCCTTACAGTTAAAAATGTTAAGAGTGTTAGGCCAGGATACGGTGTATCACCAAAATGCCTTTCAAAGATTTTAGGAAAAAAAGCGCCTGAAGATTATAACTATGGGCAAGCACTTACAGAAAAAGTGATGCAAAGAATCATCGAATAA
- the pseG gene encoding UDP-2,4-diacetamido-2,4,6-trideoxy-beta-L-altropyranose hydrolase, protein MKVVFRVDASIKIGTGHVMRCLTLAAVLRDQGIDVLFLCRPHSGHLIQLIEQKGYEVARLAQPNSYSDETLFHSDWLGVTQQQDAEQCAQFLHNKPVDWLIVDHYALDKNWQTQLKPYCEKLMVIDDLGDREHLCDWLLDQNYGATTAKYQHLVPDHCQILAGADYSLLRSEFAEWRDYSLNRRTDKNTVENILITMGGVDPDNYTGKILAQMSNVPLSGQEKIIVVMGANAPHLQTVQYQAAAMPFDIEIKTNVANMAEIMANADIAIGAAGSTTWERCCLGLPTIQLVIAENQRQIAEALSSINVVQILDEVSFLPKVVRDALNQLKDLTENSSRLVDGQGASRVTNMLSQSYQNQEGHVFFPYTALTPKQSLFVLAMRNHESIRKWMHQQKMITESEHLAFVGSLKSRIDRRFFMVQRAEKIIGTLNFTDIDNEQRRAEFGIFANPFLAEKGQGTALMILALDYALKILKLNELDLVVYDDNYAAICLYKKFGFIETYQSQQESKTLIHMTKQLTESIPYEN, encoded by the coding sequence GTGAAAGTCGTTTTTAGAGTCGATGCCTCTATAAAAATAGGCACTGGGCATGTCATGCGATGTTTAACTCTAGCGGCTGTCCTGCGTGATCAAGGAATTGATGTGCTGTTTTTATGCCGGCCACATTCTGGTCACCTGATTCAATTAATAGAACAAAAGGGGTATGAGGTTGCAAGGCTAGCTCAACCGAATAGTTATTCCGATGAGACTCTATTTCATTCTGATTGGTTGGGCGTAACGCAACAGCAAGACGCTGAGCAGTGCGCCCAGTTTTTGCATAATAAACCCGTTGATTGGTTGATTGTTGATCATTATGCATTAGATAAAAATTGGCAAACACAACTTAAACCGTATTGTGAAAAATTGATGGTAATTGATGATTTAGGTGATCGGGAACATTTGTGTGATTGGTTACTCGATCAGAATTATGGCGCCACGACGGCAAAATATCAACATTTAGTCCCAGACCATTGTCAAATTTTAGCGGGTGCAGACTATAGCTTATTGCGCTCAGAGTTTGCTGAGTGGCGAGATTACAGCTTGAATCGCCGTACAGATAAGAACACGGTAGAGAATATCTTGATCACGATGGGCGGTGTTGATCCAGATAATTACACTGGGAAAATTCTTGCTCAGATGAGCAATGTTCCCTTATCAGGACAAGAGAAAATTATTGTTGTAATGGGGGCGAACGCACCACACTTGCAAACGGTTCAATACCAAGCCGCAGCCATGCCTTTTGATATTGAAATCAAAACCAATGTCGCGAATATGGCCGAAATTATGGCCAATGCCGATATAGCGATTGGCGCGGCAGGGTCAACGACTTGGGAACGTTGTTGTTTAGGTTTACCGACGATTCAGCTGGTGATTGCCGAAAATCAGCGTCAAATTGCCGAAGCCTTATCTTCAATTAATGTAGTGCAAATTTTAGATGAGGTATCGTTTTTGCCGAAAGTTGTTCGAGATGCGTTAAATCAGTTGAAAGATTTGACTGAGAACAGTTCACGATTAGTTGATGGTCAAGGTGCGAGTAGAGTTACAAATATGCTGAGTCAGAGCTATCAAAACCAAGAAGGACATGTATTCTTTCCTTACACTGCTTTAACGCCTAAACAATCGTTATTTGTTTTGGCAATGCGTAATCATGAAAGCATTCGCAAATGGATGCATCAACAGAAAATGATTACAGAATCTGAACATTTGGCTTTTGTAGGCTCTTTGAAATCACGAATTGACCGACGTTTTTTTATGGTGCAGCGGGCAGAAAAAATCATCGGTACCCTTAACTTTACTGATATTGACAATGAACAGCGTCGTGCTGAATTTGGTATTTTTGCTAACCCCTTTTTGGCAGAGAAAGGACAAGGTACGGCTTTGATGATTTTAGCGCTAGATTATGCGCTAAAGATTTTGAAATTAAACGAATTAGACTTAGTTGTTTATGATGATAATTATGCTGCAATATGTTTATATAAAAAATTCGGATTTATTGAAACGTATCAAAGTCAGCAGGAATCAAAGACTCTTATTCATATGACAAAACAGTTAACTGAGAGCATACCCTATGAAAATTAA
- a CDS encoding pseudaminic acid biosynthesis-associated methylase, producing MTFKTEQEAFWAGSFGDDYIERNQSKELLAANLAFFSKVFAATRDVSSVLEMGANVGMNLRSLSALMPNVSLNAIEINPKAAEQLRKSSFIENVFEGSILEYPVNQKFDLVFTKGVMIHLSPDVLNDVYDKMVALSNRYILVAEYYSPSPTSIPYRGHSDKLFKRDFSGELMDRHPNVRLLDYGFLYRRDQNWPQDDINWFLMEKTSE from the coding sequence ATGACATTTAAGACAGAACAAGAAGCTTTTTGGGCAGGAAGTTTCGGTGATGATTATATAGAACGAAATCAAAGTAAGGAATTACTCGCGGCAAATTTGGCCTTCTTTTCAAAAGTATTCGCAGCCACTCGAGATGTTTCTTCGGTACTAGAAATGGGTGCAAATGTTGGTATGAATTTACGTAGTCTATCTGCTCTAATGCCAAATGTAAGCCTAAACGCGATTGAAATTAACCCCAAAGCCGCAGAGCAATTGAGAAAATCAAGTTTTATTGAGAATGTTTTTGAAGGGTCGATTTTAGAATATCCCGTGAATCAAAAATTTGATTTGGTATTTACCAAAGGGGTAATGATTCATTTATCCCCTGATGTTTTGAATGATGTTTACGACAAAATGGTGGCTTTGAGTAATCGCTATATTCTTGTGGCTGAATATTACAGTCCGTCTCCGACCTCAATTCCTTATCGAGGTCATAGTGATAAGTTGTTTAAACGAGATTTTTCTGGGGAGCTCATGGACCGACATCCAAATGTCCGTTTGCTGGATTATGGTTTTCTATATCGTCGTGATCAAAACTGGCCACAAGATGATATTAACTGGTTTTTAATGGAAAAAACTTCCGAGTGA
- the pseF gene encoding pseudaminic acid cytidylyltransferase, whose amino-acid sequence MKICVIPARGGSKRIPRKNIKEFAGKRMICYAIEAAKKANIFDEIYVSSESIEIQDIAEEAGISVIQRPEELADDHTTTNAVIAHAIEYLGSIGKSCDLVACIYPCVPFIRVEDLQEAYRIIDESLEPSYVFPVTEFPSHVKRALQRDSLGKMSPLFQENTFKRSQDLEKVYYDVGQFYIGTVDAWLSGKSPHEIGAGMVIPHWRVVDIDTPEDWFFAELIYEALVQRGKL is encoded by the coding sequence ATGAAAATCTGTGTGATTCCTGCACGTGGTGGTTCCAAAAGAATCCCGAGAAAAAATATTAAAGAGTTTGCTGGGAAGAGAATGATTTGCTACGCGATTGAAGCGGCTAAAAAAGCAAATATTTTTGATGAAATATACGTGAGCAGTGAATCTATAGAAATACAAGATATTGCTGAGGAAGCTGGCATTTCTGTGATTCAGCGCCCTGAAGAATTAGCAGACGATCATACAACAACCAATGCGGTTATTGCTCATGCTATTGAGTATCTTGGTTCTATTGGAAAATCCTGTGATTTAGTTGCCTGTATCTATCCTTGTGTTCCCTTTATTCGTGTTGAAGACTTACAAGAAGCTTATCGAATTATCGATGAAAGTTTAGAGCCTAGTTATGTTTTTCCTGTTACCGAATTTCCATCTCATGTTAAGCGTGCTTTACAAAGAGACTCTTTAGGAAAAATGAGTCCTCTATTTCAAGAAAACACTTTTAAAAGAAGCCAAGACTTAGAGAAAGTTTATTACGATGTCGGCCAATTTTATATAGGTACTGTTGATGCATGGCTCTCTGGCAAGAGTCCCCATGAAATAGGGGCAGGAATGGTGATTCCACATTGGCGAGTTGTTGATATTGATACACCAGAAGATTGGTTTTTTGCTGAGTTGATTTACGAGGCTCTAGTACAAAGAGGGAAATTATGA
- a CDS encoding sialidase family protein: MQVIPLWQSENHSAFTDLSFFNGQWFCVFREGSTHMSLDGQIVVLSSNDAKTWQEHSRLSWQGGDLRDPKLSIRPDNELILTAGIRWAVYSMAKSRLYSVAWKLEQQLGESIWSQPLLDVTSEGTWRWAVTWHQGKAYSVGYGGNDLNGCLYRSDDGLHWQKWVEDFFPDLQVFTNESSLLSDGENLWCLSRRDAPNGGKAVLANSTGRLKNWNWQVLAKHIGGPKLVTLSNGECVVAGRYINFKRWTAKTNLYKLNKNTGRLKLWRTLPSYGDCSYPGMVEKDEKLYVSYYSSSRFGKEDNAPQANVFLAVIPLIQTKRSRSFK; this comes from the coding sequence ATGCAAGTCATCCCTCTTTGGCAGTCTGAAAATCATAGTGCTTTTACCGATTTAAGCTTTTTCAATGGCCAGTGGTTTTGTGTTTTTCGTGAAGGTTCTACCCACATGTCACTGGATGGTCAAATTGTAGTTTTGTCATCTAATGATGCGAAAACTTGGCAGGAACATAGTCGTTTAAGTTGGCAAGGTGGAGATTTAAGAGATCCAAAATTAAGTATTCGACCAGATAATGAATTAATCCTAACTGCGGGAATTCGATGGGCGGTGTACTCGATGGCTAAAAGTCGACTGTATTCTGTGGCATGGAAATTGGAACAACAGTTAGGGGAAAGCATTTGGTCACAGCCGCTTCTGGATGTAACCAGCGAAGGTACATGGCGCTGGGCAGTGACTTGGCATCAAGGCAAAGCCTATAGCGTTGGTTATGGTGGCAATGATTTAAATGGCTGTTTGTATCGCTCAGACGATGGATTGCATTGGCAAAAATGGGTGGAAGACTTTTTCCCAGACTTACAGGTTTTCACGAATGAAAGCTCCTTGTTATCTGACGGTGAAAATTTGTGGTGCTTAAGCAGGAGGGATGCGCCGAATGGTGGAAAGGCTGTGTTGGCAAACTCTACCGGCCGGTTAAAAAATTGGAATTGGCAAGTGCTTGCTAAACATATTGGAGGCCCCAAGCTGGTTACACTCTCCAACGGTGAGTGTGTTGTCGCAGGCCGCTATATTAATTTTAAGCGCTGGACCGCCAAAACGAATCTCTATAAACTCAATAAAAATACCGGCCGGTTAAAGCTTTGGCGGACTCTGCCAAGTTATGGTGATTGCAGCTATCCGGGAATGGTTGAAAAAGATGAAAAATTATACGTTAGTTATTACTCCTCTTCTCGTTTCGGAAAGGAAGACAATGCGCCTCAAGCAAATGTATTTCTAGCCGTTATCCCTCTTATACAAACCAAAAGAAGTAGGTCATTTAAATGA
- the pseC gene encoding UDP-4-amino-4,6-dideoxy-N-acetyl-beta-L-altrosamine transaminase, whose translation MIPYGRQSIDAADIEAVVEVLNSDFLTQGPKLPAFEQAVADYCGTQFGVAVNSATSALHIACLALGLGKGDWLWTSPNTFVASANCGLYCGAKVDFVDIDPQTYNLCSDALEQKLIKAKANNCLPKIVIPVHFAGQSCDMQRIRQLSQEYGFKVIEDASHAIGSQYLDRPVGNCQFSDITVFSFHPVKIITTAEGGLATTNDAKLVEKMQQLRSHGVTRDEHLMRKEPEGAWYYQQIDLGFNYRMTELQAALGLSQMQHLDQFVAKRHELAKIYFEAFANTDLILPFQSDDSYSSFHLFPIQLPQRLNRREVFEQLRAQGIGVNVHYIPVHTQPYYQQFGFKLGDFPNAENYYQHAISLPLHQTLEPQEQAFVITTVLQILAKGG comes from the coding sequence ATGATTCCTTATGGTCGCCAGTCGATTGATGCTGCTGACATTGAAGCAGTCGTTGAGGTTTTAAATTCCGACTTTCTTACCCAAGGCCCCAAGCTCCCGGCATTTGAGCAAGCGGTTGCTGATTATTGTGGGACTCAGTTCGGAGTGGCAGTCAATAGTGCGACTTCCGCACTGCATATTGCTTGTTTGGCATTGGGTTTAGGCAAAGGTGATTGGTTGTGGACTTCACCCAATACCTTTGTAGCATCCGCAAATTGTGGACTTTACTGTGGCGCTAAGGTCGATTTTGTTGATATTGACCCTCAAACTTACAATCTGTGTTCAGATGCGCTTGAGCAAAAACTTATTAAAGCCAAAGCTAATAACTGCCTGCCGAAAATTGTTATTCCAGTCCACTTTGCTGGCCAGTCGTGCGATATGCAGCGTATACGGCAGCTATCTCAAGAATACGGCTTTAAAGTTATCGAAGATGCTTCGCACGCGATCGGTAGTCAATATCTTGACCGGCCGGTAGGGAATTGTCAGTTTTCCGATATTACGGTGTTTAGCTTCCATCCAGTGAAAATTATTACGACTGCTGAGGGTGGTTTAGCGACGACAAATGATGCAAAACTTGTCGAGAAAATGCAGCAATTACGCAGTCATGGTGTTACGCGTGACGAACATTTGATGCGTAAAGAGCCTGAAGGGGCTTGGTATTATCAGCAAATAGATTTGGGTTTTAACTATCGAATGACAGAGCTGCAAGCGGCTTTAGGTTTAAGTCAAATGCAGCATTTAGATCAATTTGTTGCAAAACGTCATGAGCTGGCAAAAATCTATTTTGAAGCCTTTGCCAACACAGATTTGATTTTGCCGTTTCAATCGGATGATTCTTATTCTTCTTTCCATCTGTTTCCAATTCAACTACCTCAAAGACTCAACCGTCGAGAAGTGTTTGAACAGCTTCGAGCACAAGGTATCGGTGTGAATGTGCATTATATCCCCGTGCATACTCAACCGTATTATCAGCAGTTTGGTTTTAAATTGGGTGATTTCCCCAATGCGGAAAATTATTATCAGCACGCGATTAGTTTGCCTCTGCACCAAACGCTTGAGCCTCAAGAGCAGGCGTTTGTCATTACAACCGTGTTACAAATTTTAGCGAAAGGTGGGTAA
- the pseB gene encoding UDP-N-acetylglucosamine 4,6-dehydratase (inverting) has product MFDNKSILITGGTGSFGHRYVQTLLERYQPKRIVIYSRDELKQYEMQQKFNSPQMRYFIGDVRDADRLNQAMAGIDFVIHAAALKHVPVAEYNPMECIKTNIMGAENVIQAALANKVEKVIALSTDKAANPVNLYGATKLASDKLFVAANNIAGKLPTKFSVVRYGNVVGSRGSVVPFFQKLIDEGANRLPITDTRMTRFWITLQQGVDFVLKNFERMEGGEVFVPKIPSIRIMDLAQAMLPNGEHEIVGIRPGEKLHEIMCPEDDANHTYEFADHFVIAPTITFTSRGNDYSCNALGEKGQLVEESFAYCSGDNPDFLSVEQIQHYNAIR; this is encoded by the coding sequence ATGTTTGACAATAAATCGATTCTTATTACTGGCGGAACGGGCTCTTTTGGGCATCGCTATGTACAAACGCTGCTTGAGCGTTATCAGCCGAAACGTATCGTGATCTACTCACGAGATGAGCTGAAGCAGTATGAGATGCAACAGAAATTCAATTCACCCCAAATGCGCTATTTTATTGGTGATGTACGTGATGCAGATCGTCTAAACCAAGCGATGGCTGGAATCGATTTTGTGATTCATGCGGCGGCCCTCAAACACGTTCCAGTTGCAGAGTACAACCCGATGGAATGTATTAAGACCAACATTATGGGTGCGGAAAATGTCATTCAAGCCGCATTGGCAAACAAAGTCGAAAAAGTGATTGCCTTGTCGACCGACAAAGCGGCGAACCCAGTAAATTTGTATGGTGCAACAAAACTGGCTTCCGATAAGTTATTTGTGGCGGCAAATAATATTGCCGGCAAGCTCCCAACCAAATTTTCCGTGGTTCGTTATGGCAATGTGGTGGGCTCTCGTGGTTCGGTCGTACCATTTTTTCAAAAATTGATCGATGAGGGAGCAAATCGTTTACCGATTACCGACACTCGTATGACAAGATTTTGGATTACCTTGCAACAGGGTGTTGACTTTGTTCTGAAGAATTTCGAGCGCATGGAAGGGGGTGAAGTATTTGTTCCTAAAATCCCTTCGATTCGAATTATGGATTTGGCGCAGGCAATGTTGCCAAATGGAGAACATGAAATTGTGGGTATTCGTCCGGGCGAAAAATTGCATGAGATCATGTGTCCAGAAGACGATGCAAATCACACGTATGAATTTGCAGATCATTTTGTGATTGCACCGACCATTACCTTTACCTCTCGCGGCAATGACTATTCATGCAATGCGCTCGGTGAAAAAGGGCAATTGGTTGAAGAAAGTTTTGCCTACTGTTCCGGTGATAATCCTGATTTTTTGAGTGTTGAGCAAATCCAACACTACAATGCAATTCGCTAA
- a CDS encoding 3'-5' exonuclease, whose amino-acid sequence MQIILYDTEFTAWEGSQERNWSLHWEYKEIIQFSAKKLHLTAQNFDLIDEFHTFVKPIKNVQLSNYIMELTKINQDQIEQGLSAQQLFSEIHQFSENFEVPMYSWGNDLHVLEETAHIHNICLKHLNSCDLRPIFEQFSINTNVSSGQLFKNFDIDLSIQEHNALDDTLSLYESLKQLHKQNPKKLVTLFTDESP is encoded by the coding sequence ATGCAAATTATTTTATACGACACTGAGTTTACCGCTTGGGAAGGCTCCCAAGAACGTAATTGGAGTCTACATTGGGAATACAAAGAGATCATTCAATTCTCCGCCAAAAAACTTCATCTCACGGCCCAAAACTTTGATTTAATTGATGAATTTCATACATTTGTGAAGCCCATCAAGAATGTACAGCTTTCCAATTACATCATGGAATTAACCAAAATAAACCAAGATCAAATTGAACAAGGCCTGTCTGCGCAACAACTGTTTTCTGAAATTCATCAATTTTCCGAAAATTTTGAGGTGCCAATGTATAGTTGGGGAAATGATTTACATGTCCTTGAAGAAACCGCTCACATCCACAATATCTGCTTAAAGCACCTAAACAGTTGTGATTTAAGACCAATATTTGAACAATTTAGCATAAATACCAATGTTTCTAGTGGTCAGCTGTTTAAAAACTTTGACATTGACTTGTCTATTCAAGAGCATAATGCACTTGACGACACCCTCAGCCTTTATGAATCTCTGAAACAACTCCATAAACAAAATCCTAAAAAGCTAGTGACACTGTTTACAGATGAGAGCCCTTAG
- a CDS encoding transglycosylase SLT domain-containing protein, which produces MSQNSYILNPWILSFTTVLLVGAAYSSHFFQWNSLNNSQPHPSQIIQNVSSQTIGAVDVSRPAYFSVHSENTIATVEESAENNRVQKTTDPNQSVKSLHTDSSPQEIASLDFKDDAPVAFKSTSLSRVAQSEQIIAPKPIDSKPEYRKVQDLEASKAIVKPAQPSLDELLQALVVVEYPDEIVLEFEKSLFSENLMKQLLARFMLSPDPMDNYALLQSTLNKSPFRLREQPHYFQRILSPSKQPIRYPAQAYAYAENLLKTHRNVIEDQNKTYVQVSIPLYSLLDLTGSKAVKSKTLPAGKKLPFANFVEHFSREFSVDKELIYAIMEVESAFNPKAVSKSNALGLMQIKANSAGRDVYQYVDGKNVAPSKEALFNPKENIRIGTAYLQLLDEFYFADVEDRDKRELLAIASYNGGLNTVIKLFGKSSELAIERINALSKQSVLQRLIYQHPSEETRNYVQKVTRAKQNYRKVFS; this is translated from the coding sequence ATGAGTCAAAATTCTTACATACTAAATCCTTGGATATTGTCGTTCACAACGGTTTTGCTTGTGGGGGCAGCCTATAGCTCTCATTTTTTCCAGTGGAATAGTCTGAATAACTCTCAACCTCATCCTAGTCAAATCATACAAAACGTTTCGTCGCAGACTATCGGAGCTGTTGATGTATCACGTCCGGCTTATTTTAGTGTCCATTCAGAAAACACCATAGCCACCGTTGAGGAATCTGCTGAAAATAATCGTGTTCAAAAGACGACTGACCCAAACCAGTCTGTAAAAAGTCTTCATACTGATTCGTCTCCACAAGAAATAGCTTCCTTAGATTTTAAAGATGATGCGCCTGTTGCATTTAAAAGCACTTCGCTATCAAGGGTTGCGCAGTCAGAACAAATCATTGCACCAAAGCCAATTGACTCAAAACCTGAATACCGTAAAGTGCAGGACTTAGAAGCTTCTAAAGCTATTGTGAAACCGGCTCAACCCAGTTTAGACGAGCTTTTACAAGCGTTAGTCGTGGTTGAGTATCCAGATGAAATTGTACTTGAGTTTGAAAAGTCGCTATTTTCTGAAAACCTCATGAAACAGCTATTAGCTCGGTTTATGCTCAGTCCTGATCCAATGGATAATTATGCATTGTTGCAGTCAACGTTAAATAAATCGCCATTTAGGTTGCGTGAACAACCGCATTATTTCCAACGTATATTAAGTCCATCAAAGCAGCCCATTCGATATCCTGCTCAAGCCTATGCATACGCTGAAAACTTACTTAAAACTCATCGGAATGTTATTGAAGATCAAAATAAAACCTATGTTCAAGTTTCGATTCCACTTTATAGCTTGCTTGATTTAACAGGATCGAAAGCGGTGAAATCTAAAACTTTACCGGCCGGTAAAAAACTTCCGTTTGCTAACTTTGTAGAGCATTTTAGTCGTGAGTTTTCGGTTGATAAAGAGCTTATTTACGCGATTATGGAAGTTGAGAGTGCGTTTAATCCCAAGGCGGTGAGTAAATCTAATGCACTTGGATTGATGCAAATCAAAGCGAATTCGGCAGGTAGGGACGTTTACCAATACGTTGATGGTAAAAATGTTGCGCCATCGAAAGAGGCATTGTTTAACCCTAAGGAAAATATTCGTATTGGTACGGCTTATTTGCAGCTGTTGGATGAATTTTATTTTGCTGATGTAGAAGACAGGGATAAAAGAGAATTACTGGCAATCGCCTCCTACAATGGCGGACTGAATACCGTAATCAAATTATTTGGAAAAAGCTCAGAGTTGGCGATTGAAAGAATTAACGCCTTAAGCAAGCAAAGTGTCTTGCAAAGGTTGATTTATCAGCATCCTTCAGAAGAAACTCGCAACTATGTTCAAAAAGTGACTAGAGCGAAACAGAATTATCGTAAAGTTTTTTCTTAG
- the flgL gene encoding flagellar hook-associated protein FlgL, translated as MRISTNQFHNQGVTSIQKHQADILKTSLQLSTEKRVNTPSDDPVAMTQINALKQTMSTINQYAKNGEYAKSQLVLEETAISDSISSIQRARELAIKMSNDTYNEANRKQTAAEVGQIIEQMRNMMNYTNSEGEKLFAGSNVDEPEAFTVDVNNPDFYAYVGSQNSPNYDVQANYGSRFVQIGFDDNNFLAPNDLGDSSRVRITDNGERVFGVPGGQTQFVDGTGTPLVDQPDHNILNVMVQFQKHLESGDAPPDEIILDMDASLENLSQVRAEIGGRQNRIESQYDGGEIFKLSLEERRMTLEDMDIVQGITDLTKQQNALQMAQQVFTRVQDMSLFNYLR; from the coding sequence ATGAGAATTTCAACTAATCAATTTCATAATCAAGGCGTCACCTCCATACAAAAACATCAGGCTGATATCCTTAAAACTTCGCTGCAATTAAGTACGGAAAAGCGAGTTAATACGCCAAGTGATGATCCTGTAGCAATGACGCAGATCAATGCATTGAAACAAACCATGTCGACGATTAATCAATATGCAAAGAATGGTGAGTATGCGAAAAGCCAATTAGTGTTAGAAGAAACCGCGATTTCGGACAGTATTTCTTCCATTCAACGTGCACGTGAATTGGCGATAAAAATGTCGAATGATACTTATAATGAGGCTAACCGAAAGCAAACGGCTGCTGAGGTCGGACAAATTATTGAACAGATGCGTAATATGATGAACTATACCAACTCAGAAGGCGAAAAATTGTTTGCAGGAAGTAATGTTGACGAACCTGAAGCATTTACTGTGGATGTAAATAATCCTGATTTTTACGCTTACGTGGGGAGTCAGAATTCGCCTAATTACGATGTCCAAGCCAATTATGGTTCTCGTTTTGTACAAATCGGTTTCGATGATAACAACTTTTTGGCACCAAATGATTTAGGGGATTCTTCAAGGGTTCGTATTACGGATAATGGGGAACGTGTTTTTGGGGTTCCAGGTGGCCAGACACAGTTTGTAGATGGTACGGGCACTCCTCTAGTTGATCAACCTGACCATAATATATTAAATGTAATGGTTCAATTCCAGAAACATTTAGAATCGGGTGATGCGCCACCAGATGAAATTATTCTGGATATGGATGCTTCATTGGAGAATTTATCTCAAGTAAGGGCTGAGATTGGTGGCCGCCAAAACCGCATCGAATCCCAATATGATGGCGGTGAAATCTTTAAACTGTCTTTGGAAGAGCGCAGAATGACCTTGGAAGATATGGACATAGTTCAAGGAATTACTGATTTGACTAAACAGCAAAATGCTTTGCAGATGGCACAACAAGTCTTCACTCGCGTTCAGGATATGTCACTATTTAACTATTTACGTTAA